One region of Vigna angularis cultivar LongXiaoDou No.4 chromosome 10, ASM1680809v1, whole genome shotgun sequence genomic DNA includes:
- the LOC108323504 gene encoding protein OBERON 3: protein MIGGKDLVPNGVDTEGENSRSKVQQHQHRDFSQGKERPQEKKQSYPEKKKVGVDEFQSPPSKFVSSGSQELTLSYLCDNRKLSLVEREVDGRSSVKGKEVVVYGNSDQDQDELRFKSSLEEVTAFSARQYFDQDCLRRKVAVGNQKQDQDEKWVERDFLSLSESRENSSKRSIDEECERERSGGSKKQKLETLSLSLALPDVSLSLTASNALQNGDQLVKPKPGMPSTRPTTTINSCSNDYTAASMSQSYSHPFSHNPSCSITRNSTDNFEYSHSKDDQIWHCGEGTNGSVHSRFKPIGDGVALANYSFMQGNSHYKATSSDNQSFFPSELPARVRFEAQSEGSRGKNSENMRGLEGVDGGKMMKFSRSERIIREIVSESIPTMALQFQEFTDEVTTSIKEHLKGLIDTPEKKGELMNLQTRLGRRSDITRETLSKCHKVQLEILTAIKMGLASFLSGKFQILEMVEVFLYMRCRNVNCKSLLPVEDCDCKMCSGNKGFCSSCMCPVCMSFDCASNTCSWVGCDVCSHWCHATCAIQKNLIKPGPISKGPSGTSEMQFHCIGCGHTSEMYGFVKEVFVYCAKDWGLETLMKELDCVRRIFQGSEDRKGKELHFKMDDMLSKLQAKLVSPSDACNFIIQFFSYTDGMPDFPASGTSTKDLPKSKANLTVDTTTSLSQSTSLIPKYPYDMSFTRSNDLQQKELKTSLLSEQKKESDLHLEALLRKGGGLESLESIIRIKEAEAGMFQSKADEARREAEGFQKMIKTKAAQMEEEYAERLGKLCLHEAEERRKKKFEELNVLQNSHYDYFNMKSRMQDEIHGLLKRMEATKQQWV from the exons ATGATTGGAGGCAAAGATCTTGTTCCCAATGGCGTGGACACCGAGGGAGAGAACTCAAGGAGCAAGGTGCAGCAGCATCAGCATCGTGATTTTTCTCAGGGCAAGGAACGCCCACAAGAGAAAAAGCAAAGTTAcccggagaagaagaaggttggtgttGATGAGTTTCAGTCACCACCCTCAAAGTTTGTCTCTTCCGGGTCGCAAGAGTTGACCCTCAGCTACCTCTGTGACAACCGAAAATTGAGTCTTGTCGAGAGAGAGGTTGACGGCAGAAGCTCGGTGAAGGGCAAAGAAGTTGTGGTTTATGGGAATTCAGATCAAGATCAAGACGAGTTAAGGTTTAAATCGTCTCTGGAAGAGGTGACAGCATTTAGTGCGCGACAATACTTCGACCAGGATTGTCTTCGGAGGAAGGTGGCTGTGGGGAACCAAAAGCAAGATCAGGATGAGAAATGGGTGGAGAGGGATTTCTTGAGTTTGAGTGAGTCAAGGGAGAATTCTTCGAAGAGATCCATTGATGAAGAGTGTGAGAGGGAGAGGAGTGGTGGCAGCAAGAAGCAGAAGCTTGAGACTCTCAGTCTCTCTCTTGCTTTGCCTGATGTGTCGCTCTCTCTCACAGCTTCAAACGCTTTGCAAAATGGTGACCAACTTGTTAAGCCAAAGCCTGGTATGCCATCCACAAGGCCCACAACTACTATCAATTCATGTTCAAATGATTACACTGCAGCTTCTATGTCTCAATCTTACTCTCACCCTTTCTCACACAACCCAAGTTGCTCAATCACCCGAAATTCAACCGACAATTTTGAGTATTCCCACAGCAAAGATGATCAAATTTGGCATTGTGGGGAGGGCACTAATGGGTCAGTTCATAGCAGGTTCAAGCCAATAGGAGATGGGGTTGCTTTGGCCAATTATTCCTTTATGCAAGGGAACAGTCACTATAAGGCTACTAGCTCGGATAACCAATCTTTTTTCCCTTCAGAATTGCCTGCAAGAGTGAGATTTGAAGCTCAGTCTGAGGGCTCCAGGGGAAAGAATTCTGAGAACATGAGAGGCTTGGAAGGTGTGGATGGtgggaagatgatgaagttTTCTAGATCAGAGAGAATTATAAGAGAAATTGTGTCTGAGTCTATCCCAACCATGGCTTTGCAATTTCAGGAGTTCACTGATGAAGTCACAACTTCAATTAAGGAACACCTGAAAGGTCTTATTGATACACCAGAGAAGAAAGGGGAATTGATGAACCTCCAGACTCGGCTTGGCCGAAGATCTGACATCACCAGAGAGACTCTTTCCAAGTGTCATAAAGTGCAGCTAGAGATTTTGACTGCTATCAAAATGGGGCTTGCGAGTTTCTTGTCTGGTAAGTTCCAAATCTTGGAGATGGTGGAGGTTTTCTTGTATATGAGATGTAGAAATGTGAACTGCAAGAGCTTGCTGCCCGTTGAAGACTGTGACTGCAAGATGTGCTCAGGAAATAAGGGGTTTTGCAGTTCTTGCATGTGTCCtgtttgtatgagctttgattGTGCAAGTAATACTTGTAGTTGGGTTGGTTGTGATGTTTGTTCACACTGGTGTCATGCTACCTGTGCCATTCAGAAGAATCTAATCAAACCTGGGCCTATCTCGAAGGGTCCTTCTGGGACCTCTGAGATGCAGTTTCATTGTATTGGCTGTGGACATACTTCAGAAATGTATGGCTTTGTTAAAGAGGTCTTTGTGTATTGTGCCAAGGATTGGGGCCTAGAAACATTGATGAAGGAGCTTGACTGTGTGAGGAGGATTTTCCAGGGAAGCGAAGATCGCAAAGGGAAGGAATTGCATTTTAAGATGGATGATATGCTGTCAAAACTTCAAGCTAAACTGGTTTCTCCTTCGGATGCCTGCAACTTTATCATACAGTTTTTCAGCT ACACTGATGGCATGCCAGATTTTCCAGCTTCTGGTACATCCACAAAGGATTTGCCAAAATCTAAGGCTAACCTTACAGTAGACACAACAACATCTCTTTCACAATCTACTTCTCTAATTCCAAAATATCCTTATGACATGAGCTTCACAAGGTCAAATGATCTTCAACAGAAAGAGCTCAAAACCTCCCTCTTGAGTGAGCAGAAAAAGGAGTCTGATCTGCACCTTGAGGCTTTACTAAGGAAAGGAGGAGGGCTTGAAAGCTTGGAGAGCATCATACGGATAAAAGAGGCCGAAGCCGGAATGTTCCAGAGCAAGGCAGATGAGGCAAGGAGAGAGGCTGAGGGATTCCAGAAGATGATCAAGACAAAGGCTGCACAGATGGAAGAGGAGTATGCAGAAAGGCTTGGCAAGCTTTGCTTGCATGAGGCAGAggaaaggaggaagaagaaatttgaGGAACTCAATGTGTTGCAAAATTCGCACTATGATTACTTCAACATGAAAAGCAGAATGCAAGATGAGATTCATGGTTTGTTGAAGAGAATGGAAGCAACAAAGCAGCAATGGGTCTAA
- the LOC108318678 gene encoding peroxidase 5, which produces MDIITRRFLPIISTLLLILVSLSSLASASLKVAFYASTCPSAEEIVTSTVNKAISENSGIAAGLIRMHFHDCFVRGCDASVLLASTHGNPAERDHFANNPSLRGFEVIEDAKAQLEAACPQTVSCADILALAARDSALKVGGINYDVPTGRRDGLVSVADEAAENLPAPTLSADELVSRFSRKGLSADEMVTLSGAHSIGVSHCSSFSKRLYSFNETLPQDPSMDSSYAETLKTKCPAPPSISDPTVSFDPSTPIRLDTKYYDGLIDHRGLLTSDQTLFTSQSTREMVLSNANDPANWSQKFAKAMVQMGSIDVLTGSNGEIRKHCTFVN; this is translated from the exons ATGGATATTATCACTCGCCGCTTCCTTCCAATCATTTCAACTTTGCTTCTCATTCTagtttctctttcttcattggcctCAGCGTCTCTCAAAGTGGCGTTCTACGCCTCCACGTGTCCATCTGCGGAGGAAATAGTGACAAGTACTGTAAACAAAGCCATTTCAGAAAACTCAGGCATAGCAGCTGGTCTCATAAGGATGCATTTCCACGACTGCTTTGTCAGG GGCTGCGATGCTTCCGTGTTGCTAGCATCTACCCATGGTAACCCAGCAGAAAGAGACCATTTTGCCAACAACCCAAGCTTGCGTGGGTTCGAGGTCATTGAGGACGCCAAGGCCCAGTTGGAGGCTGCATGTCCTCAAACGGTGTCGTGCGCAGACATATTGGCCTTGGCAGCAAGAGACAGTGCTCTTAAAGTGGGTGGCATAAACTACGACGTTCCAACAGGACGCAGAGACGGTCTTGTCTCCGTGGCCGATGAAGCGGCGGAGAATCTGCCTGCACCAACCCTGAGCGCCGATGAGCTTGTGAGTAGGTTTTCACGAAAGGGTTTGTCTGCAGATGAAATGGTGACACTTTCAGGAGCCCATTCCATTGGTGTGTCGCATTGTTCTTCCTTCTCTAAGCGGTTGTACTCTTTCAATGAGACCTTGCCGCAAGACCCATCAATGGACTCTTCCTACGCTGAAACCTTGAAAACAAAGTGTCCTGCGCCACCTTCCATCTCAGACCCAACCGTGTCTTTTGATCCTTCCACTCCCATTCGTTTGGACACCAAATACTACGATGGATTGATCGACCACCGAGGCTTGCTCACATCGGATCAGACGCTGTTCACCTCTCAATCCACCAGGGAAATGGTTCTCAGCAATGCCAACGATCCTGCGAATTGGTCTCAGAAGTTTGCCAAGGCAATGGTTCAAATGGGTTCCATAGATGTCCTCACTGGCTCCAACGGCGAGATCAGGAAGCATTGCACCTTTGTTAATTAA
- the LOC108318716 gene encoding probable ascorbate-specific transmembrane electron transporter 1 — protein sequence MGRGFQVRAASITIVAHLLFIAITTLLLVWLLHFREGVAFFSSSNPTKIFNLHPLLMVIGFILVGGEAIMIYKSAAKKSRSVKVVHLLLHLVAMVAGVLGITAVFKSKKEVGLPDMYTLHSWLGMSAICLFGLQYIIGFFSYFFPGAEMSTRASLLPWHRFMGMAIFLLAVGTAETGLLQYFQFLHLFRSQEALIVNFTALLLFLYAFFVALSVTLPTNYS from the exons atgGGTCGTGGGTTCCAAGTTCGAGCAGCTTCAATTACCATAGTTGCTCATTTGTTgttcatagcaataacaaccCTTTTATTAGTTTGGTTGCTACACTTCCGAGAAGGTGTTGCCTTCTTCAGCTCTTCCAACCCAACCAAGATTTTCAAT CTCCATCCACTTCTAATGGTCATTGGATTCATTTTAGTTGGTGGAGAAG CTATCATGATATACAAGTCTGCGGCTAAAAAAAGCAGGTCAGTGAAAGTGGTTCACCTTCTATTGCATCTGGTAGCTATGGTGGCTGGAGTTTTAGGGATCACTGCAGTTTTCAAATCAAAGAAAGAAGTTGGTCTTCCTGATATGTATACATTACACTCTTGGCTAGGCATGTCAGCAATATGCCTATTTGGTTTACAG tATATCATAGGTTTCTTCTCTTATTTCTTCCCTGGTGCAGAAATGTCTACTAGAGCTTCCCTTCTGCCATGGCACAGGTTTATGGGCATGGCCATATTCCTTCTTGCAGTTGGCACAGCCGAGACTGGTTTGCTTCAATATTTCCAGTTTTTACACCTTTTTCGCAGCCAAGAGGCTCTCATAGTCAATTTCACTGCTCTCTTACTCTTCCTTTATGCTTTCTTTGTTGCTCTCTCTGTCACTCTCCCAACAAATTATTCCTAA
- the LOC108318731 gene encoding probable transmembrane ascorbate ferrireductase 3, whose amino-acid sequence MSYLAHLFGIIAFILLLIWLLHYREGIEYDSNNKLRVFNVHPFLMYGFIFLAGEAILAFQTIPSERKTRKFVHMTLHLVALVLGIIGLSAVFKFHDMLHIPNLYSLHSWIGIATFCLFGLQWVFGLVVFMLQAASGPTRAKVLPWHKVGGRALMFMAVCAAETGLMEKTSFLTNLGVLKPHHRESNLINFTGLAILLFGVFVNFSVGFLHH is encoded by the exons ATGAGTTATTTGGCACACTTGTTTGGCATCATAGCCTTCATCCTCTTGCTCATCTGGTTGTTGCATTATCGTGAAGGAATTGAGTATgattcaaacaataaattacGTGTCTTCAAT GTTCACCCATTTCTGATGTACGGCTTCATCTTTCTTGCTGGTGAAG CTATTTTGGCATTCCAAACCATACCAAGTGAAAGGAAAACAAGAAAGTTTGTTCATATGACACTGCATTTGGTTGCCCTAGTTCTTGGCATTATTGGGTTAAGTGCTGTTTTCAAGTTCCATGATATGCTTCATATTCCAAACCTTTATAGCCTCCATTCATGGATTGGCATTGCCACCTTTTGCTTGTTTGGACTCCAG TGGGTTTTTGGTTTGGTTGTGTTCATGCTTCAAGCAGCATCAGGCCCAACAAGAGCAAAGGTGCTTCCATGGCACAAAGTTGGTGGAAGAGCACTCATGTTCATGGCAGTGTGTGCTGCTGAAACAGGGTTGATGGAGAAGACCAGTTTCTTAACTAATTTAGGAGTGCTGAAGCCTCATCACCGTGAATCCAATCTCATCAACTTCACTGGTCTTGCCATTCTCTTGTTTGGAGTTTTTGTTAACTTTTCTGTTGGATTCTTACACCATTAA
- the LOC108334591 gene encoding probable xyloglucan endotransglucosylase/hydrolase protein 27 — MGGGHMGWFLLCSSLLFFAVIASSGSLANLPIIAFEDGYTPLFGDHNLAIHRDGKSVHLSLDERTGSGFVSHDLYLHGYFSASIKLPSDYTAGVVVAFYMSNGDMFEKNHDEIDFEFLGNIRGKDWRVQTNVYGNGSTNIGREERCGLWFDPAEDFHQYSILWTDSKIVFFVDDVPIREVIRTESMGGDFPTKPMTLYATIWDASDWATNGGKYRVNYKYAPYIAEFSDLVLHGCAVDPIEHVTKCDSSDQDSEGVPFGITPVQRTKMGNFRLKHMTYSYCYDTVRYKVPPPECVIKPQEAERLRKFDPITFGNGRRHRGKRHHRSRGSQEEAASSF, encoded by the exons ATGGGAGGTGGTCACATGGGGTGGTTCCTCTTGTGTTCTTCTCTGCTTTTTTTTGCTGTGATTGCTTCATCTGGGTCACTCGCAAACTTGCCCATCATAGCCTTTGAGGATGGCTACACCCCCTTGTTTGGGGACCATAATTTGGCCATCCATAGAGATGGAAAATCAGTTCACCTTTCTCTTGATGAAAGAACAG GTTCTGGGTTTGTGTCTCATGACCTTTACCTTCATGGCTACTTCAGTGCCTCGATTAAGTTGCCTTCTGATTACACAGCTGGAGTTGTGGTTGCATTTTAT ATGTCAAATGGTGACATGTTCGAGAAGAACCATGATGAGATAGACTTTGAGTTTCTGGGGAACATTAGAGGCAAAGACTGGAGGGTTCAGACCAATGTTTATGGCAATGGAAGTACCAACATTGGTAGAGAGGAAAGATGTGGCCTATGGTTTGATCCTGCTGAGGATTTCCATCAGTACAGTATTCTCTGGACTGATTCTAAGATCGT ATTTTTCGTGGATGATGTTCCTATCAGGGAAGTTATTAGAACAGAATCAATGGGAGGAGATTTCCCCACAAAGCCAATGACTTTGTATGCCACCATATGGGATGCATCTGATTGGGCAACCAATGGAGGCAAATATAGAGTAAATTACAAGTATGCACCCTATATTGCTGAGTTCTCAGACCTTGTTCTGCATGGCTGTGCAGTTGATCCTATTGAGCATGTGACCAAGTGTGACAGTAGTGACCAAGATTCTGAGGGCGTTCCTTTTGGCATCACCCCAGTACAAAGAACCAAAATGGGCAACTTCAGGTTGAAGCACATGACATACTCTTACTGCTATGATACAGTTAGATACAAAGTCCCTCCACCAGAGTGTGTCATCAAACCCCAAGAAGCTGAAAGGCTTAGAAAGTTTGATCCCATCACCTTCGGCAACGGCCGGCGCCACCGTGGAAAACGACACCACCGTAGTAGAGGTAGTCAGGAAGAGGCTGCCTCTTCATTTTAA